The DNA sequence GGACCATTGTTCATGAAGAACAGGAAGACGGTGTTTCCGGCTATAAAGTCAGTGCCGCTCAGCGTGACAAAATCCAGCTCATAAGAGAACATGCAGAGCAAGGCAAATTTGATATCCTTCTGGTTTTTATGTTCGACAGGCTCGGCAGGAAAGCCGATGAAACTCCCTTTGTAGTGGAATGGTTTGTAAAAAAGGGTGTCAGAGTATGGAGCGTCAATGAAGGAGAGCAGCGGTTTGAGTCCCACACCGACCGCTTGACAAACTATATCCGCTTTTGGCAGGCTGACGGCGAAAGTCAGAAAACCTCCATCAGAACCAGAACTGCTCTTGGACAGATGGTTCAGGAGGGACGCTTCCGCGGCGGCACTGCTCCATATGGTTATTGTCTCGAGAAAAGCGGCATCATCAACAAGCGCAAGCATGAAGTCTACAAATTGGTCATTGACGAGGAAGAAGCCGAAGTAGTACGCATGATGTTTAATTTATGCGTATCGGCAGGTTACGGACGCTGGCGGCTTGCCATGTTCCTGAACGATAAGGGAATCAAGACTCGCAAGGGAACCAATTGGCATGACGCATCGGTAGGCGCGATTCTGCACAACGTGATATACAAGGGCGTCCTCCGGAGCGGCACCACTTTCTCAGAGCCGTTCGAGAAACTTCAAATCGTTGATCCCTCTACTTTTGATTTAGCGCAAAGGCTTATGACTGAGCGGGTAAATGAGAAGAAAAACGAAAGAACGGTTCCGCTAAACACCGCAGGTCAATCGCTTCTGTCCGGAAATGTATTCTGTGGACATTGCGGCGGGCGCCTGGTCCTAACCACCAACGGCAAAGTAGTCAGGCTTGCAAACGGTGAAAAAAAGGGTGTCAAGCGCATTCGTTATATCTGCTATAACAAAACGAGGCGCCGTCTTGACTGCGATGGACAAACAGGCTATACTATGCACATCCTTGACGATGCGGTGGTTCAGATCCTGCATCAGATTTTTGACCGCATGAATTCGGCTTCCGACATCATGATTCTTGGAAGCACGGAGGATCGCCGGATGGCGGAATTACGAGCCGAGGTTAAACGGGCTAAGGCCGAGAACAGCAAGGCTACCACCGAGTACGAATCCATGAAAGCTGAAATGGTAAAGGTTGTTCTTGGCACGAGCGATATGCCCAAAGATGTATTGTCAGAGGTTGTAAATGAGTGCCGCGATAAGGTGATTGCCACCAGTGAACGGTTGACTTCATTAACAGCTGAGTTGGAACGCGGCAATGCAAGGGTAACTGAAATGAAATCTGAGCTTTCCCGCATCCGCACATGGTCGGAAATTTTCGATGGCAGCGATATGGAAGTCAAGAAGATGATCGCGAACTACATCATCAAGAGAGTCAACGTATTCAAAGGCTATAAACTGGACATCGAGCTGAACCTGAATGTGCAGCAATTTCTGAATGGTCTTGACAGCATCAGCGGCGATGAAGAACCGCACCCTGCGGTGGCGTCGTAAATTACTGCAGCTTCAATAAACTCTCTGCAGCTGAGTAAATATCCACATATGCGGGTTGGGTTTTGTGGTGGTGCACACCCGATACTTCGGGAGAGCGCCACACTGGCAGTGTGGAGGTCAGCGGTTCGATCCCGCTATGCTCCACCAAAAAGGTTGCCGCAGGAGAATCCATTCGTGGGTTTTAATGCGGCTTTTTTATTGTTATTAACACAAAACAGAGCAGAACCTAACGGCACAAAATGCCGGAAAGTCCTGCTCCGTTTTGATTTACAGTACCAGCTGGTCTTTTATCTGTACATACAGCTTATCACCAATGCCTTTGACTTGTTTCAGCTCTTCCACAGAATGGAATCCACCATGTTCCTTCCGATATTGAATAATCCGGCCGGCAAGTGCGTTACCAACGCCTTTCAAATTTTTCAGCTGCGCCGCTGTTGCGGTATTAAGGTGGATTTTGCTGTAACTTCCACTTGCTGCAGATGAAATGGCAGAATCCGTCGCAATAACTGCCGCCGGGTCACTGATGGGCGGCTCATAAAAAACTGTATATCCTATACACAGAGCCAGCAGCACCGCCGCAATACCAATAAGAATGCGAATATGCACTTTCTCTTCATCCACAGCCATCCACCTCGTTTGTCTATCCTTGCCGGCAGAAATTACGGACGCAGTCTTTTTAGAAAATCCGTAAAGTAAGTCGGCAGCGGGCTGGTAAACTCCATATACTTTCCTGTACGGGGATGTACAAATCCAATGACTCTGGCATGCAGGCACTGGCCTTGTAGTCCCGCAACTGCTTTTTTAGGCCCATACACCGGGTCCCCAGCGACGGGATGACCAATGTATGCCATGTGTACACGAATTTGGTGTGTACGGCCAGTTTCCAGCTTTAAACGAACATGGGTAAAGCCGCGGTACCGCGCTAGTACCCGATAATGCGTTACCGCCTGACGGCCGTCTGGTACAACGGCCATTTTCTTGCGGTCTGCCGGGCTGCGGCCAATGGGTGCATCCACTGTATCGCTGTCCTGATTAAGTACACCATGAACAACGGCTTCATAAATGCGTGTAAAGCTGTGCACCTTAATTTGTTCTGCCAGTCCCTTGTGTGCCTCATCATTCTTGGCGACAATCAGCAGGCCACTGGTATCTTTGTCGATACGGTGGACAATTCCAGGGCGAATGACACCGTTGATACCGGATAAAGTGTCCCCACAGTATGCCAGCAGTGCATTGACCAAAGTTCCTGTATAATGGCCCGGCGCCGGATGCACCACCATACCTTTCGGCTTATTGACTACCAGCAGGTCATTATCCTCGTACACAATATGCAGTGGAATTGCTTCCGGCTTTACGTCCAGCACCTGCGGGTCCGGAATAACCGCCTGCACTTCCTCCCCGGCAGCGACACGGAAACTCTTGCTGAGTGTTTTTCCGTTACTGGTCACACAACCCTGCCCAATATACTTTTCTGCAAGGGAGCGAGTCACTCCTATTCCCTGCTGGCTGAGATATTTATCCAACCGCAGGCCAGCTTCTTCTTCTTTTACTGTAAAATGATAATATTCAGGCATGATTTTCCTCGGTCTTTGGCTCGTGACTTGGCAGGAACAAACTGATAATCAGCAGAGCTACCCCAACCACGACACAGATATCCGCAAAGTTGAAAATAAACGGGAAAAAGTGGAAATGAATGTAGTCCACCACATATCCCCGCAACAGACGGTCCAAAATGTTGCCGACGCCGCCGCCCAGAATCAGCGTGCAGACCGTCATAAATAATTTGGTACGCTCCTGATAGCGGAACATAGCTACGACAATAAAAACGCAAATAATGCCTGTAATAAGTGCAATCGCCCATTGCCGGTTCTGCAGAATACCGAAAGCCGCACCTCGGTTTTCAAGATACTGCAGAGAAAGGAAATGCGGTATCAAAGTGATGATGCCGACAGGCATCAGATTGCGGACAACCAGCAGCTTTAAAATTTGGTCAACCGCGACCGCTGCCGCTGCAAGCAGTAAAGCGATAAATGGCATAATTGTTTCCCCCTATCATACAAAAAGCGGAGCGGTTTTATCTGCCGCCCCGTTCTTTATTGTTCATTTTATGCAAGTACGTGTGCGCAGCGCTCACAAATGTCTGGATGTGCGGGGTCCTTGCCGACTGTATCACTGTACATCCAGCAGCGGGCACATTTTTCGCCCTCTGCATGGGTGACGGTAACCGAAAAGTCCGGCAAAGCAACATCTGTAAAGGTGCCTGTGTCACCGTTTGTAACCTCTACTGCTGAAACAATCAGCACACTGACCAGTTCCTGCTGTACGCTCTTCAGGAAGTCGTACAGGCCACCGGTGCAGAACAGCTGTACTTTCGCGTCCAGAGAAGAACCAATGGTCTTCTGTTTCCGAGCCTGCTCCAATGCCTTCTTCACGTCGTCCCGAACTGCATGGATACGGTCCCAGCGTGCCAGGAAAGCCTCATCTGTCTGAACGCCCGTCTTATCCGGGAATTCATTCAGCATAACCGAAGCAGTGTCTTCTTTGCTGCTGTGACGCATAGCCTTCCAGATTTCCTCACTGGTATAAGCAAGAATTGGTGAGACCAAACGTGTTAAGCCACTGAGAATGGTATACATTACTGTCTGTGCCGCACGGCGTGTCTGGCTGTCTGTTTTTTCTGTATACAGACGGTCCTTGGCAACATCCAAATAGAAGTTACTCATATCGACAACACAGAAGTTGTGGATTGCATGGTAGGCGTTGTGGAACTCCAGGGAATCGTATCCTTCACGTACATTATCAATCAGGTTGTCAAAGCAGTGCAGTGCCCAGCGGTCAATCTCTTCCGATTTATCCTGTGACACGGCATCTTTATCCGGGTCAAAGTCATGCAGGTTTCCCAACATAAAGCGTGCCGTGTTGCGAATCTTGCGGTAGGCATCAGACAGCTGCTTTAGGATTGCTTTGGAAATACGAATATCTGCATGATAATCGGAGGACGCAACCCATAGGCGCAGAATGTCGGCGCCGTATTTGTCGATAATTTCCTGAGGACGAATGCCATTACCCATGGATTTGCTCATTTTGCGGCCTTCGCCATCAACCACCCAGCCATGTGTGCAAACGGCTTTATACGGTGCCTGACCGCGCCATGCGGTACTGGTCAGCAGGCTGGACTGGAACCATCCACGGTACTGGTCAGCACCTTCCAAATACAGGTCTGCCGGCCAATGCAGTTCTGGACGCTTATCCGCCACTGCCGCGTGAGAAACGCCAGAGTCAAACCATACATCCATAATGTCGTGCTCTTTGGTAAACTCTGTGCAGCCGCACTTTTTACACTTTGTGCCCGCCGGAAGAATGTCTTTCGGGTCAGTTGTATACCACGAGTCACTGCCCTCTTTTGCAAACAGGGCAGAAACATTTGCCATGGCTTCCTTGCTCATCAGCGGTTCACCGCAGTCTTTGCAGTAGAAAATCGGAATCGGAACACCCCAGCGGCGCTGACGGGAAATGCACCAGTCGTTGCGTTCGCGGACCATGGAAGTGATGCGATCACGGCCCCATGCGGGAATCCATTTTACCTGATTGATTTCCTTGACAGCCTGCTCCTTAATGGCATCGACGGAGCAGAACCACTGCTCCGTTGCGCGGAACAGAATCGGCTTCTTGCAGCGCCAGCAGTGCGGATACTGATGGATAATTTTCTTCCGCGCAAACATAGCGCCGATTTCCACCAAATAATCAGCGATTGCCTTATTTGCCTGCTGTGTTGTCAAACCGGCAAAGCGCTCGCCGGCTTCCTCAGTCATACGGCCGTTCGCATCGACCGGAACTAGAATCGGCAGCTGCGGGTAATGGTCGTGACAGACATTATAGTCGTCAACGCCGTGGCCCGGCGCAGTATGAACGCAGCCGGTGCCGCTGTCCAGTGTAACATGGTCGCCGATAATGACCAGAGATTCACGGTCAAGGAACGGGTGCTGTGCTTTCATGTACTCGCAGTCCTTGCCCTTAAAGGTAGCAATGACCGAGTAATCTGTCTTGCCCGCTTCCTTCATAACCTGCTCATACAGGGTGCTGGCCATAACGTAGTACTCATCGCCGCAGTGAATCAGGGAATAATCGAACTCCGGACCAAGGCAGATCGCCTCATTGGCAGGAATGGTCCATGTTGTGGTAGTCCAAATGACAAAGTAGGTATGCGCAAGGTCTGCCCCTTTTGCCGTAAACATTCCCTTATCGTCTGTTACATGGAATTTTACATAGATGGAATCACAGGGGTCTTCCTGATACTCAATTTCCGCTTCTGCTAAAGCGGTTTTGCAGTCAGAGCACCAGTACACTGGCTTCAAGCCCTTATAAATCAGGCCCTTTTCGCACATATTGGAGAATATTTCAATCTGTTTGGCTTCATAGTCATGTGTCAACGTAACATAAGGGTGATCCCAATCGCCCAGACCGCCAAGACGCTTGAATTCATTGCGCTGGTCGTCAATGTAGGACAGGGCAAAGTCACGGCAAATTTTGCGCAGCTCAACGTCAGAAATGGTATCGCTGTTTTTTACGCCGGCTTTTTTGCGGGCTTTCAGTTCCGTAGGCAGTCCATGTGTATCCCAGCCAGGTACATAAGGTGCCTGATAACCGGACATATTCTTCGACCGAACAATAATGTCCTTCAGGGCCTTGTTAAGCGCTGTGCCAAGATGAATGTCACCGTTGGCATACGGAGGGCCATCATGCAGGACAAAGACCGGTTTCCCTTCGTTCTTTTTCATGACCTGCCCATACAGGTCCTCTTTTTCCCACGCCGCCAGCGTTTCCGGTTCCCGCTTAGGCAGGTGTGCCTGCATGGGAAAGTCCGTTTTTGGCAAGTTCAGAGTGCTTTTGTAATCCATCAGATTTTCATTCTCCTTCAACATTTACACGACACAAGCTATTACCGACTCAATGCTTTTTACTGAAAATTTCGGAAGCATCCTCATCGTCTAAATCATAGTCATCAGCAAAAGAAGATACCGATTTATCCGCTTTGTTTTCATTCTTTACCGGAGCAAACGGTTTTGCTGTTAAATAGTCCGGTTCGTCCAACTCATCGGCAAAAGTGACCGGCACAGGGCCTTTCTTTGCCGCAGGCGCCGCGGCTTCCTGCGGGTAACAAGGCTCCTCTTCCGGCTCTGCTTCCGCCGCAGCAGGTGCTTCTTGTTTCGCCGCAGGTGCTGCAGCTTCCTGTGGGTACGAGGGCTCCTTTTCCGGCTGTGGCTGTACCGCAGGAGCTGGTGCAGGCTGCGGCTGCTTCTTTTCCATATGCGGCAATGCATTGATGAGCGTCAGATGCTGCTTATAAACACGCAGAAGCTGCGAACGGAAATCAGATACAGCCTGCTTCATCGCCTGCAGCTTTTCCTGTTCACCTTCAATTTCCTGGGAAGCTTCAGTTACAATGCCTTTTGCTTTGCGGTTGGCATCCGCAACAATGCTGTCAGCCTGCTGGCGCGCTTCTCGCAAAGCTGCATCCCGCATTTTCTGTGCACTGAGCAGCGCTTCCTTAATTTCATCTTCCTCAGCACAATATTTTTGAATCTGCTCCTGCATTGATTTCATTTTTTCCTGCATTTGGCGCATTTCATTTTTTTTGTGCTCCAACTCATCGTGCTGCTGAGCGGTCTTTTGAATCAATGCAGTATAGGAAGACTCCACTTCGTCCAGAAAGTCATCTACTTCCTCGCGCATATAGCCCCCGCGCAGACTGGCTTTTTGGAATCTTTTATTTTTAATATCATTTAAAGACAGCATCTGTTAACCCTCCATCAAATAAATTTTCTGCCCTGCAGCCGCAACCGGCCCTTGTGGGTTGGCTGTGAAAAAGTGTCAATACGATATCTGCCGCGGCCACGGATAGAGAGCAAATCGCCCTCTTTTACAGAAACATCTGCGTCAGTTGCCAACAGATGGTTGACCTGTACGCATTCTTTTTTCAGCAGTTCCTGTGCCTTTGCTCGGCTAAGCCCCGTACAGGCAGCCGCAACACAGTCAAGCCTAGGTGAAGAAATGACTGTTGAAAAAGGACGATACCGATGCGCAGGCGGCAGAGGTTCCTGCGCATCCGGAGAAAGATGAACACCCACTCTGCCGACCTTTGTCATTTGTGTTAAAAGAAAATCCATTATTTCACTGCGGCAGAAAAAGACGCAACGTCCCTCCTGCAGTAAAACATCCCCCAACACCTCACGGCTGACACCAGCACCCGTCAGAGCACCCAGAAAGTCCCGATGTGACAGCTGGTCGCAGGGACGAAACGCAGCTGTTACCGCGTGTATTGGAAATGACACAGTGTTAGGTTCTTCCCATGCTGGAAACGCACCAAAACAGACGCGCTCTGCCTGCGTATATCCGCCCCAAAGCAGATAACGTGTAAAGCGTGCCTGTTTCGCTGTCTGCCGTACCAGTACAGCCTGACGCTCATCTAGAAAACCGATAAAATGTGCGTCGCGTCCGCTTTGGGCAGAATAGATAGCATCTTTCACTTTGGCCTGCAGTACAGCATCCTGACTATCTGTACGCATCAATAGTATGTAGCATTGTCACCGTTGTCGGAATCTTCTACGTTGTCCTCACCCATCAGGTCAACATTGTAAGGAGTGATGATGAACGTGTTGGTTGCAACGCGCTTAATTTTTCCGCCGTTGGCATAGGCAACGCCGCTGAGAAAATCGATAATGCGGCGGGCAATATCCTTCTGCGTTTCTTCAAGGTTCAGAACGACAGTATTGGTATGAATCAGTTCGTCCGCAACAGCACAGGTTTCTTCCCCAAAATGCTGTGGCTTGAAGATGACGACCTGCAGCTGACGAGAATTGTTGATATTGACCACTTTTCCGTCAGAATTGGAACGGGCATACGCTGTTTGTGTACGTTCACGCCGGGAAACAGAAGGAGAAGACTGCTGCTCCGCACGCGGTGCCTGATGTGGGCGTGGAGCAGGCTCTTCCTGCTGCTCTTCCTCGTAATCGTAATCATCATATTCTTCTTCGGGCGGATTCCAAAGGTCCTTAAATTTCTGCATCAGTCCTGGCATATGAAAGTTGCCCCCTAAATTTTTTTCTGTTTTACGCGCTTATTTTTTGGAGTAATCCCTGGGTCCAAACAGAGCGGAACCGACACGCACCATATTGGCACCTGCTGCAATCGCCAGCTCATAATCGGCGGACATTCCCATTGATAAACGTTGCATACTGACATTATCTAATTTTTTCGAGCCTATGTCAATAAAATATTGATACATTTGGGTAAAATACGCAAAAGTTTCTTCCTTTTCAGCCCCTGCCGGCGGAATTGCCATTAAACCGCGCACCTGAATGTTCGGCATTTGTGATACTTCACCCAACAGCTGTTCCAAATTCTCCGGCAGGACACCGGACTTGTTTTCTTCCCTGCCGATGTTTACCTCCAGCAGAATATTGGTCGTAATGCCAGCACGCTGGGACAGGCGGGAAACCTCCGCGGCCAATTTACGGCTGTCAATGCTTTGTATCAAACTGACTTTACCAATCAGATATTTCACTTTGTTTGTCTGCAAATGGCCAATAAACTGAACGTCTGCAAGGTCCTTGCGGTATCCTTCATATTTGTCCATTAGTTCCTGCACGCGGTTTTCACCAATGCAGCGGATGCCCGCCTCAATCCCGTGGTTAATGATTTCCACAGGCACGGTTTTTGTGGCCGCCAGCAAAGTAATGTCCTCACGTTTGCGCCCAGCGTGTTCCGCCGCAGCAGCAATGCGCTCTTCCACCACTTTGAGGTTTTCTTCTACATCACGGAACCGACGCTGTAAATCTTCTTCACTCAATGATTTTGTTGTCACGTAAATCCTTCCCTTCAATTATGACTTCATCATACAGCTGAATTTGTTCCTTTGTGGAACTTTTGCTTGGATCCGGATTGGGGTCACAGTAACAATAAATATAGGTACCGTCGCTGTACAGCGGCGTAATCTGCTTGAATTTCATCTTGATGCCATATAAAACGTATACCCCTTCTACCGTTTTTTCCTTGGTAACGGTCTTTCCGTTTTCCTGCACCGTCTGCTGCTGCTTTTCAAAATGAACCGCTTTTTGGTTGATTTGAATGCCTTTGTAAGTATGAACTGTAATCTTCGCAGTTTCATGTCGAATATTGGCAAGGGCGCTGTTCATGGTGTTACATTGTAAAATAACGGCTGCCGGTGAAGCCTTCGTTTTTTGGTTCACACGCAGGACCGTCGCATTTACTTCCGAGGAACTGGCAAAGGGAAATGTAATGGTAACAGAAGTATCCGGCTGAAATTTAGAGGCATTGGATGCGCTGACAACACAGGCAAAGTACCAGTTAAACTGAGAACAGACTTTTCCAACAACATCTTTGGGAACAGCTTTTGGCTTCACGGAATCCGAAAGATTTTCTGGAAGCAGTTCCTTTGCATTCTGGTAAGGGAACACCGATTCGTATCCGTCCGTTTTGCTGGAAAAATAGCCGGAAGCATTGGCCGTTACTTTTCCAAGTGATGTACCGCTGCTGCTGGCAGGAAGCGCGGCAATCTGCTTTTGCAGTGCACTGATACGGGCAGAGAAGTTGGTGATTTGGCCGCTGGAAAGCTGCTTTTCATTCATTAAGTTTAAAAGTTGCTGACGGGAATCTGTAATATCCGCGTCGCCGTCGTTGGCATCTTTGATAACCCGCAGCAGCTGGTCACTCAGTAAAGAATCCACATTGTCCGCGTTCGCTCCTACATAAGAGCCCTGGCTGGCCAGCGACTGCAGTGCTGTCATTTCATTGGTCATTCTTTCCTTTTTCTGCAGGACCCCGGCATCTGCAACACTGCTGTAGGCACGGGCTACTGTACCGCCTTTGTCCACCTTTCCACCGTCCGGAATATCGTACTGCAAAACACCACTGGTGTGACTGGTGACCAGCGACTCCTGCCGAATCGCATATCCGCTGACGGTAATAGAATCCGCCACGGTTTTATACAAAGCCGTTTCTGTTTTCTGATGTGAAAAACTTGCCTGAAAAATCTGATACCCGACAAACAGAAGGATAACAGCCGCCGCAGCCAGCGACAAAATTCGTTTAACCAGTAGCTTGTTCATAGGCTGCTTCCTTTCAGAAAATTCTTGATGATTGTCTGGGCCGCCTGGGAAAGGTCCTCAAAAGTTTCGTAGTCATCTACCCACAGCCAGCGGGCGTCCTTTTCTCTGCGAAACCAAGTCATCTGGCGCTTAGCGTAGCGGCGTGTTTCACGCTTGAGAGAGGCCACTGCCTCTTGCAGGGAACATTCCCCCCGCATATACGGCAGCAGTTCTTTATAGCCGATTGCCTGCCGTGCAGTCGCGCAGTCAGTCTGTAATACTTCTCTTGCCTCCCGCAGTAGGCCCTGCTGCATCATATGGCCTACACGCTCATTAATGCGCTGATACAGCTTTTCCCTGTCACGGAAGCCCAGGCAAAGGAAGCAAGAGCGATATGGAATCTCCTGCCTGGAGGCATCTGCATTCTCCGCCTGTGTTTTTCCGGTTGTGCGGTACATTTCCAGCGCACGAATCACACGCTTGATATCATGCGGATGTATCTTTTCTGCCGCACCCGGGTCTTCCTTCATAAGCTCCGCATGCAGGGCCTGCGGGCCTTCCGTTTCCGCCTGCTGTTCCAGCTGACTGCGAATCGACGCATCAGCATTCTGCTGTGTATAGGAAATCCCCTGCAGAAGACTGCGGATATAAAGCCCCGTACCGCCTGTCAGTACCGGCAAATGACCGGCATTATGGATGTTCTTAATTTCTTCAGATGCAAGGCGCACATAATCCGCCACACTGAACGGTTCCTGTGGAGACTGAAAATCAATCATATGGTGCGGTATGCCGTTCATCTCTTCCGCGGTTGGTTTAGCGGTTGCAATCTGCATACCGTGATAAATCTGCATGGAATCTGCTGAAACGACCTCGCCGTGAAAGACTTTGCACAGGGAAACCGCCAGGCGTGTCTTTCCGGAAGCAGTAGGACCAGCAACCACTGCCAAAGGAATTTTATTCATCTGAACCTCCCCTGTTCCTGTTTCAAATGTAAAATACGGACAATTTATGTTTTATCTTAGACGTGCTGACACTAAAAAATAAATGATGGTCAAATTCTGCCAAACTGGTGCTCCAAATCTTTGCGCCGCAAAACAATGGAGACGGGACGGCCGTGCGGACAGTAACGAACATCTTCTTTTTCCAGCCGCCGAACAAGTTCCAGCAGTTCCTCCGGTGTACTCTCATCTCCGGCTTTCACTGCCGCACGGCAGGCAATGTTGTGGTACAGCCAGTCCAGTTTTTCGGTTAAAATGCTGGTCCTGTTTTCAGCCAGATATCCAGCCATTTCTTCCACTGCAGATGAAATGTTTTCCTGCAGCATAACTGGCGCGCTGCGTACCAACACGGTTCCCGGCCCAAAGTCCTCTATGTCAAATCCGGCCCTTGCCAAAAGCTCGGTATGCTCCAATACCGCTGTATACTCTTCTTTAGAAAGTGTTACCGTAATGGGTGACAGCAGCATTTGCTGCGGCAAGTCACCAGTTTGTGCCTTCAGCTGTTCATACAGCATTCGCTCATGAGCCGCATGCTTATCCACAATGCGGATTTCGTCGTCCCCCTGCTGTACTAGAATATAAGTGCCGAAAGCTTCACCAATCAGCTTCTGCGGTTTCTCCTCTGCATCCCCCGATGTCTGCGGTGCAAGGTCCGACTCCACCGCGGTCGGTTCGTTTGCAGGCGGAACAGCCGCTGTTGTTTGGATGGGCGGCGGGACAGCTACTTTATCAGCGGGCACCGCAGGAATATCAGCAAATGTAACACTGTCATGCACTGCCGGCATCTGGTGTCGCTGCGGCTGCAGGTGCATCTGCTGACCTGTAACAGGTGTAGGGAAAATTACCTGTGTTGGTTTCTGTGGCTGCGGCTGAAGCTTAAGAATACTGGGAGTGTCCTCTTTTTGCAGAGCTGTCTTGACACCATGATAAACGGCCTCAAAGACCGGACGTTCATTCATAAAGCGAATTTCCATTTTGCTGGGGTGCACGTTAACATCTACCGCTGAAAAGGCCAACTGGATATGAAGAACACAGGCAGGAAACCGCCCCACCATCAGACTGCCTTTAAAGGCTTCCTCCATAGCGACCATTGCGGTTCGGGAACGAACATACCGGCCATTAAAAAAGAAATTCTGCATACTGCGGTTCGGCCGAGAAGCCACTGGCTTGCTGATATAGCCCCATACCTTCACGCCGTTTAATTCATAGCGGACCGGCAGCAGACCCTGTGTGAATTCACGGCTGTACACCGCGAAGATTGCATTCTTCAGCTTATTGTCACCGGGCGTATGCAGCGTCTCTTTTCCGTCCCGCAGGAAGCGAAAAGCAATTTCGGGGTGCGCCAGCGCTTCATGGTCGACCACACCGGACACTGCATTGCCCTCGGTTACGTCTTTTTTTAGGAATTTCATACGAGCCGGCGTATTATAAAAGAGGTCACGGACGACAAAAGTCGTTCCCTGTGCGCAGCCGGCGTCCTCACAGCCTTCCTCATCGCCGCCGGAAATCAAGTATCGCGTTCCGGCAAGGTCATTGGCTGTGCGCGTCAGCAGCTCCACATGGGAAACCGCCGCAATCGATGCCAGCGCTTCTCCCCGGAAACCCAGCGTGTGGATACCGGCAAGGTCCTCTTTTCCCTGTACTTTGCTTGTTGCATGGCGCAGAAATGCCAGCGGAACATCTTCCCTTACCATGCCGCAGCCGTTATCCGTGACACGCAGGAACGGAATGCCGCCGTGCTTAATTTCCACTGTAACAGCGGTTGCTCCCGCATCTACTGTATTTTCCACCAGTTCCTTTGCCACGGAAGCGGGGCGCTCAACTACCTCTCCGGCCGCGATGAGTTCGGCAACATGTTTTTCAAGGACATGGATTTTAGGCATTTTGTTCATTTCCTTCCACAGTCAATCCTCCGG is a window from the Caproicibacterium lactatifermentans genome containing:
- a CDS encoding DivIVA domain-containing protein; translated protein: MLSLNDIKNKRFQKASLRGGYMREEVDDFLDEVESSYTALIQKTAQQHDELEHKKNEMRQMQEKMKSMQEQIQKYCAEEDEIKEALLSAQKMRDAALREARQQADSIVADANRKAKGIVTEASQEIEGEQEKLQAMKQAVSDFRSQLLRVYKQHLTLINALPHMEKKQPQPAPAPAVQPQPEKEPSYPQEAAAPAAKQEAPAAAEAEPEEEPCYPQEAAAPAAKKGPVPVTFADELDEPDYLTAKPFAPVKNENKADKSVSSFADDYDLDDEDASEIFSKKH
- a CDS encoding RNA-binding protein, whose product is MRTDSQDAVLQAKVKDAIYSAQSGRDAHFIGFLDERQAVLVRQTAKQARFTRYLLWGGYTQAERVCFGAFPAWEEPNTVSFPIHAVTAAFRPCDQLSHRDFLGALTGAGVSREVLGDVLLQEGRCVFFCRSEIMDFLLTQMTKVGRVGVHLSPDAQEPLPPAHRYRPFSTVISSPRLDCVAAACTGLSRAKAQELLKKECVQVNHLLATDADVSVKEGDLLSIRGRGRYRIDTFSQPTHKGRLRLQGRKFI
- a CDS encoding cell division protein SepF; the protein is MPGLMQKFKDLWNPPEEEYDDYDYEEEQQEEPAPRPHQAPRAEQQSSPSVSRRERTQTAYARSNSDGKVVNINNSRQLQVVIFKPQHFGEETCAVADELIHTNTVVLNLEETQKDIARRIIDFLSGVAYANGGKIKRVATNTFIITPYNVDLMGEDNVEDSDNGDNATYY
- a CDS encoding YggS family pyridoxal phosphate-dependent enzyme, with protein sequence MTTKSLSEEDLQRRFRDVEENLKVVEERIAAAAEHAGRKREDITLLAATKTVPVEIINHGIEAGIRCIGENRVQELMDKYEGYRKDLADVQFIGHLQTNKVKYLIGKVSLIQSIDSRKLAAEVSRLSQRAGITTNILLEVNIGREENKSGVLPENLEQLLGEVSQMPNIQVRGLMAIPPAGAEKEETFAYFTQMYQYFIDIGSKKLDNVSMQRLSMGMSADYELAIAAGANMVRVGSALFGPRDYSKK
- a CDS encoding HlyD family efflux transporter periplasmic adaptor subunit, producing the protein MNKLLVKRILSLAAAAVILLFVGYQIFQASFSHQKTETALYKTVADSITVSGYAIRQESLVTSHTSGVLQYDIPDGGKVDKGGTVARAYSSVADAGVLQKKERMTNEMTALQSLASQGSYVGANADNVDSLLSDQLLRVIKDANDGDADITDSRQQLLNLMNEKQLSSGQITNFSARISALQKQIAALPASSSGTSLGKVTANASGYFSSKTDGYESVFPYQNAKELLPENLSDSVKPKAVPKDVVGKVCSQFNWYFACVVSASNASKFQPDTSVTITFPFASSSEVNATVLRVNQKTKASPAAVILQCNTMNSALANIRHETAKITVHTYKGIQINQKAVHFEKQQQTVQENGKTVTKEKTVEGVYVLYGIKMKFKQITPLYSDGTYIYCYCDPNPDPSKSSTKEQIQLYDEVIIEGKDLRDNKIIE
- the miaA gene encoding tRNA (adenosine(37)-N6)-dimethylallyltransferase MiaA, whose amino-acid sequence is MNKIPLAVVAGPTASGKTRLAVSLCKVFHGEVVSADSMQIYHGMQIATAKPTAEEMNGIPHHMIDFQSPQEPFSVADYVRLASEEIKNIHNAGHLPVLTGGTGLYIRSLLQGISYTQQNADASIRSQLEQQAETEGPQALHAELMKEDPGAAEKIHPHDIKRVIRALEMYRTTGKTQAENADASRQEIPYRSCFLCLGFRDREKLYQRINERVGHMMQQGLLREAREVLQTDCATARQAIGYKELLPYMRGECSLQEAVASLKRETRRYAKRQMTWFRREKDARWLWVDDYETFEDLSQAAQTIIKNFLKGSSL